The sequence below is a genomic window from Nitrobacter winogradskyi Nb-255.
GATCCTGCTCGACAAAGGTTCGTTCGAGGAGTTCGACATGTTCGTCGAGCATCGCTCGGTCGAATTCGGCATGGAAAAATCGAAGGTGCCGGGCGACGGCGTGGTGACCGGATGGGGCACCGTCAACGGTCGCACGATTTTCGTCTTCGCGAAGGACTTCACCGTGTTCGGCGGTTCGCTGTCGGAAACGCATGCGTTGAAGATCACGAAAATCCAGGACCTGGCGCTGAAGGCGAGGGCGCCGATCATCGGTCTCTATGATGCCGGCGGCGCGCGCATTCAGGAAGGCGTGGCGGCGCTGGCCGGTTACTCCTATGTCTTCCGCCGCAACGTGCAGGCCTCGGGCGTGATCCCGCAGATCAGCGTCATCATGGGGCCGTGCGCCGGCGGCGATGTCTATTCGCCCGCGATGACCGATTTCATCTTCATGGTGAAGAACACGAGCTACATGTTCGTCACCGGGCCCGACGTGGTGAAAACCGTCACAGGCGAGGCGGTGACTTCGGAAGAACTCGGCGGCGCCAGCGTGCACACGACGAAATCGTCGATTGCCGACGGCGCGTTCGAAAACGATGTCGAGGCGCTCTTGCAGATGCGTCGCCTGATCGACTTCCTGCCGGGCAACAACACAGATGGCGTGCCGGAATGGCCGAGCTTCGATGAGGTCGAGCGGACCGATGACTCGCTCGACACGCTGGTGCCGGACAATCCCAACAAGCCCTACGATATTAAGGAACTGATCCTGAAGGTCGTGGACGAAGGCGATTTCTTCGAGATCGCGGAAACGTTCGCTAAGAACATCGTCACCGGCTTCGGCCGCATCGCCGGACGCACCGTCGGTTTCGTCGCCAACCAGCCGATGGTGCTGGCCGGCGTGCTCGACTCCGATGCGTCACGCAAGGCAGCGCGCTTCGTTCGCTTTTGCGACGCCTTCAACATTCCGATTGTCACCTTCGTGGACGTGCCGGGCTTCTTGCCGGGCACAGCGCAGGAATATGGCGGGCTGATCAAGCATGGCGCGAAGCTCCTGTTCGCGTATTCGCAATGCACGGTGCCGCTTGTGACCGTCATCACGCGCAAGGCCTATGGCGGCGCGTTCGACGTGATGGCGTCCAAGGAGATTGGCGCGGATATCAATTACGCCTGGCCGACGGCGCAGATCGCGGTGATGGGCGCGAAGGGCGCGGTGGAGATCATCTTTCGCAACGATATCGGCGACGAGGAGAAGATCGCCGCGCGCACCAGGGAATACGAGGATCGTTTCCTGTCACCGTTCGTCGCCGCCGAACGCGGCTACATCGACGACGTTATTTTGCCGTCCTCGACGCGTCGGCGCATTGCGAGAGCACTTGCGATGTTGAGGGACAAGCATGTAGAGGTGTTAGCAAAAAAACACGACAATTTGCCGTTGTGAGATATGCCAGTATGTCGAGGGATTTAGCTCAAACTCCGGGACGAAAATCCGCAGCATTTCGTGCATATAGGGAGTATCCGCATCGTACAATCGCGATAATTTATGACTTTGACGGTACGCTATCGCCGTTGTCTATGCAGGAGTATACGGTATTTCCAGAGCTTAGTATTGATCCAAGAACATTTTGGTCCGAGGTCAAGCGCGTCACTAAGGAGAATGAAGCTTCGGAAGTTCTAACGTATATGCGGATGATGGCTGAGAGGATTGTGCAGGGAAAACTAGCAATCAATCGAGAAAGGTTGGGTGCCCTTGGATCGCATATTGAATATTTCCCAGGGGTCGAAACTTGGTTTGATAGAATGAATGGCTTCGTCCGAAATCAGACGCTCGGATACGTGAGGTTAAATCACTACATTGTTTCATCAGGACTTCGAGAAATTCTTCAAGGTACGTCGATTGCTAAACACTTTCGTTCAATTTTTGCTTCTCAGTACCATTATGATTCGTTTGGAAGACCGGTATTCGTAGACCGAGTGATCACGGACGTTTCAAAGACGCAGTACATTTTCAGAATCAACAAGGGCGTTGAGAATCTAGCGGAGTCCGTCAATGATCATATGGCTGAGGATGAAAGACCGATTCCCTTCTCCAATATGATTTATCTAGGAGATGGAGATACTGACGTGCCCTCGATGGCTGTTACGAGAAAAAATGGCGGCCATGCGTTTGCAGTATACTCCCGCGGGGAGGATCCCCAAAAGTGTGAAATCCTGTTCAAGGCAAATCGTGTAGACGCTTATTTTGAGGCAAACTATTCTCCCAATAGTCGATTGGAAATTTTCGTAAAGAACCTGCTTAAAAAGATGATTGCAGAGATTCGCTATAAGGCGATGCTTCATCTCTTTAAGGAGGAAAGATCGACACAAGGCCTTTGATCATACCTTTCCGTCCGTATGCTGTTTTTTCCAGCGTCCAGGCCATTTGTGGCAGTCCCGCATGCTGCCTGAACGAAGCTTGTAGCAACTACTTCGCGCTCAATAGCTTGAACAGCGGCTGGAGATAGCTGATCTCCTGGCCCGATGTCGGCGTGGTGCGGCTGATGAAATCGAAGATCTTGCCGTCCTTCAATCCGTAGTTGGCGAGCCGGGTCACCTGGCGGTTATTGTCGAAGTAAATCGCGATCACGCGCTGATCGATGACCTTCTGTGGCATGAAGGCGACCTTCCGCTCCGCGCGCTGCGAGATGTAATAAAACACCTCGCCGTTCAGCGTCGCGACGGTGGACGGGGTGCCCATCACGATCAGCACCTGATCCTGGCTTGCGCCGATCTGGATCTGCTCAAGCGCGCCGGGGGGCAGGATATAACCTTTCTGGAAGGTCTCGCCGGTGCAGCCGGCCATCACCGCGCACACCAGCGTGGCGGCGAGCGCCGCGCGCAGGCGATGCCGTCGCGTCGCGGGGTTTCCGGGCGCCTTGTTAAGGACCGATACTGTCATTCGCGGGCCGCCTTCATCCTCTTGCATCGCGCGCGCGGTTGACGTACCCGGCAATGATCCCCGAGTGCAACAACGGATCGCCCTTGCGGGTTGTCTTCGGTACCCACATGCGCTGGCCGTTCAATCGCTTCAAAAAACAGTCCCCCGCTCCGTCGCGCCGCACCATTGAAGCGATCTATGGCATGATCGTGACGCAAGCGCGAGAGCCCGCGTTTTACCAGGTCTACGGGGTGCCGGACACCGTGGACGGACGATTCGATATGGTCCTGCTGCATCTGTGGATGGTCCTTCGGCGGTTGAGATCGGGGCCGGACAAAGCGCTTCCGCAGGCGCTGTTCGATCATTTCTGCAGCGACATGGATGCCAACCTGCGCGAGATGGGCGTCGGTGATCTGAGCGTTCCAAAGCGCATGCAGGCGTTCGGAGAGGCCTTCTACGGTCGCTCGGCCGCCTACGATCGTGCCCTGGACGAGGGTCTTGAGCCGCTGGCGCGGGCGCTTGACAAGAATATTTACAATGGCGGGAACGCCGAAAGCGCGCGACGGCTTGCAGACTATGCGACGGAGGCGCTCGCTGCGCTCGCCTGTGACGATCGCGCCGGGCCGACGGAAGACTTAACCTTTGGAAGGTTTGCTTTTCCAGACCTCGCGCAACGGGAGCAAAAGAGCGGGCCATGACTGCCAAGGACAGGCCGGACACGATTCCAAATCCCTGGATCTCGCGGGCCGTGGTCGCGCAGATTCCGGAAACCGGCCTTCATCGCGATATCGAGGCCGATGAGGGCGTGCTAATGGCGCTGGCGGAAATCGCCGGCGTGCGCGGCATCGCTTACGCCCGCGCATCCTTCGATCTGATGCCAGGGCGTGACGACCGCGTGCATGTGCGGGGCAGGGTATCGGCGCGCGTCGCACAAACCTGCGTGGTGTCCCTCGATCCGATCGAGAATGATGTTCTCGAGGACATCGATCTCGTCTTCGTGCCGGAAGGCCGGATTCGGGAGTTCGTCGTGCCTATCAATGACGAAGGCGGTGTCGGCGGGGAAGTGCCGGAGGCCCCGGAACCCATCGTCAACGGTGTCATTGACCTTGGACGGCTCGCCACCGACGTGCTGTTCCTGGGAATTGATCCGTATCCGCGAAAGCCCAACGCGGTGTTCGCCCCGCCTGCGAGCGCGACCGATCCGGAGGATCATCCTTTCGCCGCCCTTAAGGACCTGAAAGTCCATCCGAGCCCGCCGGAAAAGAAGAAACCGGGGCGAGATTGAGGATAACATATTGAACTTAATCAATAGAAAATGTCGACAAGGTGTTGATACCAGAAGAATTTTGACTGATAGACCATGTTGCCTTATCTCATCCCGGATCGGCCTCGATCGGGGGCTCGGATATTGTATCAAGGCGGGGACACGTTATTGTCGCGGCTGCACTGATAGAAGCAATGTGCTCAGCCGCCATATCTTGTGGCCGTGCGCTTGAGGATTTCACACAATCAAGGTTTCCGGGACTTATGCCGCAGAAGGTTCGAATCGCGCTTGACGCCATGGGTGGCGATGTCGGCGCATCGGTGGTCATTCCCGGAGCCGCGATTTCACTGAACCGTCATCCCGACACCGAGTTTCTGCTCTACGGTAACGGCGCTTTGATCGAAGCGCAGCTCGCCGCTCATCCGGCGATGAAAGCGGTGTCCCGGGTGATCCACACCGACGTCGCCGTCGGCATGGACGACAAGCCGAGCCAGGCATTGCGTCGCGGCCGCAAGACGTCGTCGATGTGGCTTGCGATCGATGCGGTGAAGAAAGGCGAAGCCGATGTCGCGGTGTCGGCCGGCAATACCGGCGCACTGATGGCGATGGCGCGGTTCAACCTGCGGACGCTACCGGGAATCGATCGTCCCGCGATCGCGGCCGTATGGCCCACCTTGCGCGGCGATTCCGTTGTGCTCGATCTTGGCGCGACGATCGGCGGAGACGCACATCACCTCGCGGCTCTCGCCATCATGGGCAGCGCGATGGCGCGTGTCCTGTTTGATCTGGAACGGCCGACTGTCGGCCTTCTCAACATCGGCGTCGAGGAGGTCAAGGGCGGAGAGGAAATCCGCGAGGCGGCGGAATTGTTGCGGTCGTTAAATCTGCCGCAGCTCGACTTCATCGGTTTCGTCGAGGGCGACGGGATCGGCAGGGGGGCCGCCGACGTCATCGTCACCGAGGGCTTCAGCGGCAATATCGCGCTGAAGGCGGCCGAGGGAACCGCGCGCCAGATCGCCGAATATCTGCGCAGCGCGATGTCGCGGACCCTTCTGTCGCGGATCGGGTATCTGTTTGCGCGGGGCGCTTTCAATGCGCTGCGCGGCAAGATGGATCCTCGGAAGTCCAATGGAGGCGTATTCCTCGGACTGAACGGTATCGTGGTCAAAAGCCACGGCGGAACCGATGCCGAAGGCTTTGCCTACGCGGTCGATGTTGGCTATGACATGGTTCGATACGATCTCCTCACCAAGATCAACCAAACGCTCAACCGCCACGGCCACACCCTAGCTCCGGCGTCGGCAGTGCAGGAGGCTCTCTCTTGACTGCGATACGTTCGGTCGTGCTCGGCTGCGGCTCCTATCTTCCGCAAAGGGTGCTGACGAATTCCGAGCTGGCGACCAAAGTCGATACCTCTGACGAGTGGATCGTCCAGCGCACCGGTATTCGTCAGCGCCACATTGCCGCGGAAGGAGAGTTCACGTCGCATCTCGCCATCCATGCGGCGAATGCGGCTCTTGCGCATGCCGGTATTGATGCGCAGTCGATCGACCTGATCGTGGTGGCGACCTCGACGCCGGACCACACGTTTCCGGCGACGGCGGTTGCGGTTCAGAACGGACTCGGCATCCATCACGGCGCCGCCTTTGATCTTCAGGCGGTTTGTTCAGGCTTCGTGTTTGCTTTGGCCACCGCTGACAATTTTCTTCGTTCCGGGGCCTTCAAGCGCGCGCTGGTGATCGGCGCCGAAACCTTCTCGCGCATTCTGGACTGGACGGACCGCTCGACCTGCGTGCTGTTCGGCGACGGGGCCGGCGCGGTCGTGCTGGAAGCCCAGGAGCAGCCCGGCACGCCCCTGGATCGCGGAATTCTGACGACACACCTGCGTTCCGACGGTCGTCATCAGTCAAAGCTTTACGTCGATGGCGGGCCGTCTTCCACAAGGACCGTCGGTCATCTCCGGATGGAAGGCCGCGAAGTATTCAAGCACGCGGTTGGCATGATTACGGACGTCATTGTCGACGCATTCAATGCATCCGGCACCAACGCAAACGATATCAAGTGGTTCGTGCCACATCAGGCCAACAAGCGAATCATTGATGCGTCAGCCCATAAGCTGCATATCGCGCCGGAAAAAGTGGTGCTGACCGTCGATCGGCACGGCAACACTTCCGCGGCTTCAATCCCGCTGGCATTGTCGGTCGCGGTCGCGGACGGGCGCATCAAAAGCGGCGATCTGGTCCTGCTCGAAGCGATGGGCGGCGGCTTCACCTGGGGGTCGGCTCTCGTCCGCTGGTGAGATCTGAATCAAATGCGCGGCCGCTTGCCGTCGCCTATCATCCGAAAGCATCATGTGATAGGTTGACCCTGGGCCGTTAAACTCTTAATTTCAGTTACAAATTGTTGCCGGGAGCTTGGGGCAGGCGATGACCGGAACCGGAAAAACAGTTACTCGCGTCGATCTCTGCGAAGCGGTCTACAAAAAAGTAGGACTGTCGCGCACGGAGTCGTCCGCGTTTGTAGAACTCGTTCTGAAGGAGATCACCGACTGCCTTGAGAAAGGCGAGACGGTGAAGTTGTCATCCTTCGGATCGTTCATGGTGCGCAAGAAAGGCCAGCGTATCGGCCGAAATCCCAAGACCGGCACCGAGGTGCCGATCTCTCCGCGTCGCGTGATGGTCTTCAAGCCATCGGCTATTCTGAAGCAGCGGATCAACAGCAACGGCGCCGGCGGCAAAACCGACTGATCCGGTGTCGCCGCGCGATTGGCACAGGAGCGGCATTTGGACAAGGCACCGGATGCTTTTCGGACGATTAGCGAGGTCGCCGCCGACCTCGATATTCCTCAGCATGTCCTGCGGTTCTGGGAGACCCGGTTTTCGCAGATCAAGCCGATGAAGCGCAGCGGTGGCCGGCGCTACTATCGCCCGGATGACGTCGATCTGCTCCGCGGCATTCGCCATCTGTTGTACAGCGAGGGTTACACGATCCGCGGCGTGCAACGGATTCTGAAAGAGCACGGCATCAAATCGGTCCAGGGTCTGACCGAGGGATCGTCCGCCGCCGCGTTCGGCGCGATCGAGGATGACATCCGCAACACTCTCGGCGAAATCGATGAGGAAGAGTCCGGCTATGAGACCGAGGACACGGAGGACGATGAGGATGACGGCGACGACGGCGACAACGGGCCTCGCGAGCGGGAGCCGGGCGTGCATCGGCCGCTGCGGCACGACCTCGACGAGGTGCTCTGGTCCGGCCCGGACAGTGGTGCGATACCGGGGGTGGCCGCCGCTGCGATCGATCTTACGAAACTGAAGGATGTGCTGGCTGAGCTTGTCGCGTGCAAGCAACTGCTGGACGAGGCGCTTCGTGATGGCGAACCGTAGCTTTCACTTGGTGCATTTTCTTTGCAGGAACCCGTATCGCTTCGCTTGAAAACGCTATAATGGAAACGGGGCCGTAACGGCTCGGAGCGTAGCGCAGCCCGGTTAGCGCACTAGTCTGGGAGACTAGGGGTCGGAGGTTCAAATCCTCTCGCTCCGACCAAAAACCATCAATATAATCAACATTTAACGTCTATAAGCCCCTTGACCGCGAATGGCGGGTTGAGAACGAAACGGCGTCAAAGTGCAGGGATCGGCACGAAAAGTCCCGAAAAAGTCCCGAACTACGTTTCAGGATCATGCCTGTAGCGGTTTCAAGAAGTGGAACCGGTTCGCGTGAAGAAGTTACGTCAGATCAAAGTGATAGAGTCCGTTTCTCCGTGAAACGGTGAAGGACTCTCAGCAGGACATTCTCGGGAAGGTCATGACATCGTCGCCAGCGGAGTTCGATATCGTTGTCTATGGTGCCAGCGGATTCACCGGCCGGCTGGTCGCCGAATACCTAGCCGCCAGATATGGTGGCGGCGACCTGAAGTGGGCCATCGCGGGACGCGATCTCGACAAACTGGCGTCGGTGCGCGAGGCCATCGGCGCGCCCCGTGATCTCCCGCTGGTCGCCGCCGACGCCGGAAACCCGGCGTCGCTCAGGTCCATGGCCGCACGGACGGCCTCGGTGCTGAGCACGGTTGGACCTTATCAACTCTACGGCTCCGATCTCATCGCCGTCTGCGCGGCGAGTGGCACGGACTATCTTGATCTCTGCGGCGAGCCGATATGGATGCGGCAGATGATCGACGCGCACGAGGCGGAGGCGCGCAGGAGCGGCGCGCGGATCGTGTTCTCCTGCGGCTACGATTCGCTTCCGTTTGAACTCGGTGTGTTCTTTCTTCAGCAGGCGGCAAAGGACAGGTTCGGATCGGCCCTCTCTCGGGTCAAGGGCCGCGTGCGCAAGATGAAGGGTACGTTTTCCGGCGGCACCGCCGCGAGCATGAAGGCGATCTTTTCCGCGGCCGCCAACGATCCCAGTCTGTTGCCCAAACTACGCGATTCCTTCGTGCTGACGCCGGGGTTTGAAGGGCCGAAACAGCCGCCGGGCAACAAGCCGTTGTTCGATGAAGACCTCGGGATGTGGGTGGCGCCGTTCGTGATGGCGAACATCAACACCCGCAACGTGCACCGGTCGAATTTCCTGCTCGGTTTCCCTTACGGCCAGGATTTCGTCTATGACGAGATGGTGGTCGCGGGGCCGAAGGAGACGGGTGAGGCGACCGCGAAGGCGATCATCGCCGCCAACAACAAGCTCGGTGCGCAGGGCGGGCCCAAACCAGGCGAGGGACCGTCGAAGGAAGAGCGCGAGAGCGGGCATTACGATCTTCTGTTCCTCGGCATTGGTTCCGACGGGCGGCAGTTGAAGGCAATCGTAACCGGCGATCGCGATCCCGGCTATGGATCGACTTCGAAGATGATCGCGGAATGCGCAATCTGCCTGCGTCACGACACGCCGGACGTCGCCGGCGGTTTCTGGACGCCGGGCGCTGCGATGAAGGACGCGCTGATCAAGCGGCTCACCAACCACGCCGGGTTGACGTTCACGATCGAGCCGTAACCAAGCATTGTCCCGGCGCTCGGAAAATTTCCGGAACGGCAGGTCAGATTCTAGCGCGCTGGCTGATCCGGAGCGTGCCGCAGGTCGGCCCTGTACTGGTGGGTTGCCGCGAACATGCCCCACATCATTCCGAGCATCAGCCAGAAATGGCGCCAGTGATCGGTGTCGATGACGAAGCTCTCGCCCACGGTCCCCAGAAAGGCCGCGAAGACTGCCAGGTAGGTGCGCTGCCAGGGAACGCGCACGAAAATGTAGCGGAAGCCCAGGATCACGGTGGTGAAAATCAGCACGGGATAGGAAATCCCGGAAATCCACCCGCCCGACATAAAGGCGTTCAGATACGAATTGTGGGTATCTTCCGGAAAGAACCGCGTGAACTGTAGCGGGCCGATCCCGAGCGGCTGTTCCAGCGCCATCTGAAAGCCGAGGATGTGTCGGCCGAAGCGGCCAAAGCGGCCCCCGTCGTAGCTCTGGTCAAAACTAGCGCGTTCCTTGAACAGGCTCTCGACCGAGTCGAGGGACAGCAGAACGGCCAGCAGCAATGCGATCGCGGCGGCTGCGATCACGGCGGTGAGAACCAGCCGCGACCGCTGTTTGCCTGACGGGCTGGTCAGGAACATCAGGACCAGCACGAAAGCCGACGTGAGCACGAACTGGCCCCAGGCCGCGCGCGAAAACGCCAGCAGCACGGCAAGACTGATGATCCCGAGTGCGAGTGCGCTGCGAAAAGCCTTTCCGAAACGATCCGTGACGACGCTTTGCAGCACGAACAATCCGGGCAGGATCAGAAAGGCGGAGAGCACGTTCGGGTCCTTGAAGGTTCCCCGCGCGCGGCCATAAAGGGTCAGCACGTCATGCTCGCCGGGCACCAGGTGGAAATAGCCGGCGACGCCGGCCACCGACGCGATGACGGCTCCGACGATCAGGCCCCGGCGCATCAGGTCCAGCCGCGTCTCGGTATCTTCCGAGAATACCAGCGCGAAGAAAATGACCGTCACCGCCATGTACCATGAGGTCATGATCCAGTTCACGATCTGGGTCTTGTCCATCAGGTGCACGGCGCCAATTGTATAGCCGAAGTTGATGAGAAACAGTAGCAGGAGCAGGGGAACGAAGGCGAGCCGCATTCGCAAGCCGGTCGCGAAGAACACGACGATTGCCGCCAGCGTCGCAAACTCATAGGGGCTGGGCTCGATGTAGACGATCGCGCCGCCGGCCCCCACCGCCCACAGCAGCGCGCGCTGGAGCGCGGCAATGCCCGGTGCCTGCGTCGATGGCCGGAGCCAGCTGTCAACTGCTGCGGGATACGCCATTACACACTTTCGCAGTCTCAACGCCCAGGCTGATCAATAAGCGTTTTCGGATTTCAGCAGCGCCAGCGGCGTCCTGAACA
It includes:
- a CDS encoding O-antigen ligase family protein, encoding MAYPAAVDSWLRPSTQAPGIAALQRALLWAVGAGGAIVYIEPSPYEFATLAAIVVFFATGLRMRLAFVPLLLLLFLINFGYTIGAVHLMDKTQIVNWIMTSWYMAVTVIFFALVFSEDTETRLDLMRRGLIVGAVIASVAGVAGYFHLVPGEHDVLTLYGRARGTFKDPNVLSAFLILPGLFVLQSVVTDRFGKAFRSALALGIISLAVLLAFSRAAWGQFVLTSAFVLVLMFLTSPSGKQRSRLVLTAVIAAAAIALLLAVLLSLDSVESLFKERASFDQSYDGGRFGRFGRHILGFQMALEQPLGIGPLQFTRFFPEDTHNSYLNAFMSGGWISGISYPVLIFTTVILGFRYIFVRVPWQRTYLAVFAAFLGTVGESFVIDTDHWRHFWLMLGMMWGMFAATHQYRADLRHAPDQPAR
- a CDS encoding ubiquinol-cytochrome C chaperone family protein; this translates as MRWPFNRFKKQSPAPSRRTIEAIYGMIVTQAREPAFYQVYGVPDTVDGRFDMVLLHLWMVLRRLRSGPDKALPQALFDHFCSDMDANLREMGVGDLSVPKRMQAFGEAFYGRSAAYDRALDEGLEPLARALDKNIYNGGNAESARRLADYATEALAALACDDRAGPTEDLTFGRFAFPDLAQREQKSGP
- a CDS encoding acyl-CoA carboxylase subunit beta; the encoded protein is MKNIREALDARRAAAKLGGGEKRIEAQHRRGKLTARERIEILLDKGSFEEFDMFVEHRSVEFGMEKSKVPGDGVVTGWGTVNGRTIFVFAKDFTVFGGSLSETHALKITKIQDLALKARAPIIGLYDAGGARIQEGVAALAGYSYVFRRNVQASGVIPQISVIMGPCAGGDVYSPAMTDFIFMVKNTSYMFVTGPDVVKTVTGEAVTSEELGGASVHTTKSSIADGAFENDVEALLQMRRLIDFLPGNNTDGVPEWPSFDEVERTDDSLDTLVPDNPNKPYDIKELILKVVDEGDFFEIAETFAKNIVTGFGRIAGRTVGFVANQPMVLAGVLDSDASRKAARFVRFCDAFNIPIVTFVDVPGFLPGTAQEYGGLIKHGAKLLFAYSQCTVPLVTVITRKAYGGAFDVMASKEIGADINYAWPTAQIAVMGAKGAVEIIFRNDIGDEEKIAARTREYEDRFLSPFVAAERGYIDDVILPSSTRRRIARALAMLRDKHVEVLAKKHDNLPL
- a CDS encoding outer membrane protein assembly factor BamE; its protein translation is MTVSVLNKAPGNPATRRHRLRAALAATLVCAVMAGCTGETFQKGYILPPGALEQIQIGASQDQVLIVMGTPSTVATLNGEVFYYISQRAERKVAFMPQKVIDQRVIAIYFDNNRQVTRLANYGLKDGKIFDFISRTTPTSGQEISYLQPLFKLLSAK
- the plsX gene encoding phosphate acyltransferase PlsX — encoded protein: MPQKVRIALDAMGGDVGASVVIPGAAISLNRHPDTEFLLYGNGALIEAQLAAHPAMKAVSRVIHTDVAVGMDDKPSQALRRGRKTSSMWLAIDAVKKGEADVAVSAGNTGALMAMARFNLRTLPGIDRPAIAAVWPTLRGDSVVLDLGATIGGDAHHLAALAIMGSAMARVLFDLERPTVGLLNIGVEEVKGGEEIREAAELLRSLNLPQLDFIGFVEGDGIGRGAADVIVTEGFSGNIALKAAEGTARQIAEYLRSAMSRTLLSRIGYLFARGAFNALRGKMDPRKSNGGVFLGLNGIVVKSHGGTDAEGFAYAVDVGYDMVRYDLLTKINQTLNRHGHTLAPASAVQEALS
- a CDS encoding HAD family hydrolase, which gives rise to MSRDLAQTPGRKSAAFRAYREYPHRTIAIIYDFDGTLSPLSMQEYTVFPELSIDPRTFWSEVKRVTKENEASEVLTYMRMMAERIVQGKLAINRERLGALGSHIEYFPGVETWFDRMNGFVRNQTLGYVRLNHYIVSSGLREILQGTSIAKHFRSIFASQYHYDSFGRPVFVDRVITDVSKTQYIFRINKGVENLAESVNDHMAEDERPIPFSNMIYLGDGDTDVPSMAVTRKNGGHAFAVYSRGEDPQKCEILFKANRVDAYFEANYSPNSRLEIFVKNLLKKMIAEIRYKAMLHLFKEERSTQGL
- a CDS encoding YceD family protein, whose amino-acid sequence is MTAKDRPDTIPNPWISRAVVAQIPETGLHRDIEADEGVLMALAEIAGVRGIAYARASFDLMPGRDDRVHVRGRVSARVAQTCVVSLDPIENDVLEDIDLVFVPEGRIREFVVPINDEGGVGGEVPEAPEPIVNGVIDLGRLATDVLFLGIDPYPRKPNAVFAPPASATDPEDHPFAALKDLKVHPSPPEKKKPGRD
- a CDS encoding integration host factor subunit alpha, with the translated sequence MTGTGKTVTRVDLCEAVYKKVGLSRTESSAFVELVLKEITDCLEKGETVKLSSFGSFMVRKKGQRIGRNPKTGTEVPISPRRVMVFKPSAILKQRINSNGAGGKTD
- a CDS encoding MerR family transcriptional regulator, yielding MDKAPDAFRTISEVAADLDIPQHVLRFWETRFSQIKPMKRSGGRRYYRPDDVDLLRGIRHLLYSEGYTIRGVQRILKEHGIKSVQGLTEGSSAAAFGAIEDDIRNTLGEIDEEESGYETEDTEDDEDDGDDGDNGPREREPGVHRPLRHDLDEVLWSGPDSGAIPGVAAAAIDLTKLKDVLAELVACKQLLDEALRDGEP
- a CDS encoding beta-ketoacyl-ACP synthase III — translated: MTAIRSVVLGCGSYLPQRVLTNSELATKVDTSDEWIVQRTGIRQRHIAAEGEFTSHLAIHAANAALAHAGIDAQSIDLIVVATSTPDHTFPATAVAVQNGLGIHHGAAFDLQAVCSGFVFALATADNFLRSGAFKRALVIGAETFSRILDWTDRSTCVLFGDGAGAVVLEAQEQPGTPLDRGILTTHLRSDGRHQSKLYVDGGPSSTRTVGHLRMEGREVFKHAVGMITDVIVDAFNASGTNANDIKWFVPHQANKRIIDASAHKLHIAPEKVVLTVDRHGNTSAASIPLALSVAVADGRIKSGDLVLLEAMGGGFTWGSALVRW
- a CDS encoding saccharopine dehydrogenase family protein yields the protein MTSSPAEFDIVVYGASGFTGRLVAEYLAARYGGGDLKWAIAGRDLDKLASVREAIGAPRDLPLVAADAGNPASLRSMAARTASVLSTVGPYQLYGSDLIAVCAASGTDYLDLCGEPIWMRQMIDAHEAEARRSGARIVFSCGYDSLPFELGVFFLQQAAKDRFGSALSRVKGRVRKMKGTFSGGTAASMKAIFSAAANDPSLLPKLRDSFVLTPGFEGPKQPPGNKPLFDEDLGMWVAPFVMANINTRNVHRSNFLLGFPYGQDFVYDEMVVAGPKETGEATAKAIIAANNKLGAQGGPKPGEGPSKEERESGHYDLLFLGIGSDGRQLKAIVTGDRDPGYGSTSKMIAECAICLRHDTPDVAGGFWTPGAAMKDALIKRLTNHAGLTFTIEP